The following are from one region of the Capsicum annuum cultivar UCD-10X-F1 chromosome 1, UCD10Xv1.1, whole genome shotgun sequence genome:
- the LOC107867785 gene encoding uncharacterized protein LOC107867785 isoform X5, producing MDYNDNDYQSHLSGEDSSKVSSVLHPYALPKFDFDDSLQGHLRFDSLVENEVFLGIPTQEDNHWIEDFSRGSSGIEFSSSATDSCSIPRRNNVWSEATSTESVEMLLKSVGQEEMVRGDTIMEESDAGNELGCLIQPAASSLKLDDKRDDVKGSSSAAPADESVEFTGSFSRCERTKIEDVHIVCAPERQGMGPIADGCSDIAGERCSEVNTEEKLQTEIKSVDENLGEAKTLQSESLPDNSNRQPSVPVIQSAINECLTDSLPASTEILASQHNSTNCHSGNTSGLPSEHHKPEEKQISVSKESSMGDEKSRGCAVESETCTSNASPPSLASLKLEVVKEIPTETRMIKSEEPCVQDSECGLSTEGCKEDISSVGSAERVFSKDLKDNLQVVGNSILCEVKEASVSSICLDTRDTDNQEGSSKGRIEKVSSMQMSDGLTASPEKEVNNLDGHSPLNLVTSEACAVSEISEPSKENNGNGIHSLEGSSNIQEASVSTELVETPVPENLETGNDADRVSQGYACAGDHVPLPVPAGSMDICGESFSRVVDVDTTNADVSGDKEQEKVLPVENEMERSCVRDHGVRSSSMEGESEQISDQGHRSKFESSTLNNQALDVGFDDRNLILGGDSVSVPLLSGSDAIATEIVDHDEKLKPVSVMGGSGHFAGKGEMQVVLSAEAEVSTVKESSEGAGQDNPDTASHVEQAAIAEANIECCKHVEECATNSGSIIKEDAVFGAGAEAAPLEKNKEMKRETVKLVEVGVEGSSDVIGGRKEDSVAVQSCTALSLSEKKTTKSRRRAVVKNVAPLVDTTEIGGKAQPTSIASGENASNKADRSFTFDVSPLVGNAKGEADKSITSTQACLPTELKAGDRLHLTSASKQTDTKIMQEISHASPLVPDKGTPSGGAKSDRKARRGSGKSGKENPRKGSQLKEINSSKQSDRGNKSSVQCSPSVAVQKMQFEAGTVERNITKSSGAVSFPTSNLPDLNTSSPASVLFHQPFTDQQQVQLRAQIFVYGTLIQGTAPDEACMVSAFGTSDGGRSLWEPAWRACVERVHGQRSRGGNNETPSHPRSEMRNAGPRTPDQANKQAVHQNKVTTSAAGRASGKATNSPVISPMVSLSSPLWNMPTPSRDGLSSARGAVVDYKALSSMHPYQTPPAQTFVGHTASWLPQAPFPGPWVASPQNSAFDISAQLPALPVTESVKLTPVKESSLSISAGAKHAPPGSVAHAGDSGILSGASLHENKQASVLPAQYSADQKSRKRKKASSTEDRAQKTKLGTSSESVTAPVVCTQLSNKAPSSDEFGQLSSVAVVPLVAHGQTGAASVPIIGGHFSTSVVIAPPSSSVPKNTSEIPITSGPSSAGICKRELDLGKKTKTSNNLSKVEEAKLQAEDAATNAAAAVSHCQDVWSQLDNNKNSDLPSDIEVKLTSAAVAVAAATSVAKAAAAAAKLASNAALQAKLMADEAMMAYDANNPSQTNAAAFPNIVNNLGSATPASVLKGQDVGNGSSSIIFAAREASRRRIEAASAASRHAENLDAIVKAAELAAEAVSHAGKVVTLADPLPLTQLVEAGPDSYWKVSQTLSGQVVKANKVNEDESAIPIVEKAPGIFSKRSEGPSVEEMHPTIPDFQPTTVSGNIVEDDMRNEEVIQTPVTGVEKDVRGAKGHSKPEGSKTIGLVAESSHDLVEACGDVESSRMQEGSLVEVFKDSDDGKRAWYSAKVLTLKNGKALVCYTDHQSDEGLEQLKDWVPLDVGSDELPRIRPVHPVTALQGEKKRRRAAVKEYTWYVGDRVDAWIDYRWREGVIAEKNKRDETTFSVNFPAYGDTAVVRAWHLRPTLVWKDGEWVELSRSRHDFLSQSDTPKEKRMKLGNHAGEDTGNDGLSKKMDPLVPVTNEPATLLPLSVNEKTFNIGISKDDDKPNTLRTMRSGLQKEGSKVFGVPKPGKKRKFMEVSKHYDSDKGSKSNVPPGSAKFTKYLMPQATGTGGWKINSRTDLKEKQAIEARRKLPKPGKPPSSARNLKDNSITSTGDASGADHTVGEAIVYDKHEAKQPNVVNFVSNAEEGAEDPVKFRSEALPTNIPKKASTSLNRGEGMKKKIPVSNLKSSKVELKDKMIPETNEPRRSNRRIQPTSRLLEGLQSSLIISKLPSVSHDKSSRSHSRGASR from the exons ATGGATTACAATGACAATGATTATCAAAGTCATTTAAGTGGTGAAGACAGCTCCAAAGTTTCCTCTGTTTTGCATCCCTATGCTCTTCCCAAGTTCGATTTTGACGATAGTCTTCAGGGGCATTTAAGATTTGACAGCTTAGTTGAGAACGAGGTTTTCCTTGGTATCCCCACTCAGGAAGACAATCATTGGATAGAGGATTTTTCTCGGGGAAGTAGTGGAATAGAGTTCAGTTCAAGTGCTACAGATTCTTGCTCCATACCAAGACGTAATAATGTCTGGTCTGAGGCAACATCAACAGAATCTGTTGAAATGTTATTGAAATCAGTTGGTCAGGAAGAAATGGTTCGAGGGGACACTATTATGGAGGAGTCAGATGCTGGTAATGAATTGGGTTGCTTAATCCAGCCAGCAGCATCTAGTTTGAAGTTGGATGATAAAAGAGATGATGTTAAAGGCTCCAGCTCAGCAGCTCCTGCGGACGAGTCAGTTGAGTTTACTGGTTCATTTTCTAGGTGTGAGAGAACAAAGATAGAAGATGTTCATATTGTATGTGCTCCAGAAAGGCAGGGGATGGGACCTATTGCTGATGGATGTTCTGACATTGCTGGTGAGAGATGTTCTGAAGTTAATACTGAGGAGAAGTTACAGACTGAAATAAAAAGTGTTGATGAGAATCTAGGGGAAGCTAAAACATTACAAAGTGAATCTCTACCTGATAACTCTAATAGGCAACCATCCGTTCCTGTAATTCAAAGTGCAATTAACGAGTGTCTTACAGATTCTCTTCCTGCGAGTACAGAGATTTTGGCTAGTCAGCATAATTCAACCAACTGTCATAGTGGGAATACAAGTGGTCTACCAAGTGAACACCACAAACCAGAGGAGAAACAAATATCTGTGAGCAAAGAGTCGAGTATGGGTGATGAGAAGTCCCGTGGATGTGCTGTTGAAAGTGAAACCTGTACCTCTAATGCCAGTCCTCCCTCTCTTGCTTCTTTAAAACTTGAAGTAGTCAAAGAGATTCCAACTGAAACCAGAATGATTAAATCAGAGGAACCTTGTGTGCAGGATAGTGAATGCGGTCTTAGTACTGAGGGATGCAAAGAAGATATTTCTTCTGTAGGATCAGCTGAGAGGGTTTTCTCCAAAGACTTGAAAGATAATCTACAGGTTGTAGGTAATAGCATACTATGTGAGGTTAAGGAGGCATCTGTAAGTTCGATTTGTTTAGATACGAGAGACACCGATAACCAAGAAGGCAGCTCCAAGGGTCGGATAGAGAAGGTATCTTCTATGCAGATGTCAGATGGACTGACTGCTTCCCCTGAGAAAGAGGTGAATAATCTGGACGGTCATTCCCCACTTAATCTTGTCACTTCGGAGGCATGTGCAGTATCAGAGATCTCTGAGCCGTCAAAAGAGAATAATGGTAATGGTATTCATTCTTTAGAAGGTTCAAGTAATATACAAGAGGCATCTGTTTCTACTGAACTTGTGGAGACGCCAGTACCTGAGAATTTAGAAACTGGAAATGATGCTGATAGGGTTTCCCAAGGATATGCATGTGCTGGAGACCATGTCCCCTTGCCTGTGCCTGCTGGATCCATGGACATATGTGGAGAAAGCTTCTCCCGTGTGGTTGATGTTGATACTACTAATGCAGATGTCTCTGGTGATAAGGAACAGGAGAAAGTGCTGCCTGTGGAAAATGAGATGGAGAGATCATGTGTGCGTGACCATGGGGTTAGATCCTCCTCTATGGAGGGAGAATCTGAACAAATCTCTGACCAAGGTCATAGATCAAAATTTGAATCTTCCACATTGAATAATCAAG CATTAGATGTTGGGTTTGACGATAGGAACTTAATCTTAGGTGGTGACTCAGTGAGTGTTCCGTTGCTTTCTGGTAGTGATGCAATTGCAACTGAAATAGTTGATCATGATGAAAAGTTGAAGCCAGTGTCGGTTATGGGAGGTTCTGGTCATTTTGCAGGAAAGGGAGAAATGCAAGTTGTTCTCAGTGCGGAAGCAGAAGTGTCAACAGTTAAGGAGTCTTCTGAGGGGGCAGGCCAG GATAATCCTGACACGGCAAGCCATGTTGAGCAAGCGGCAATTGCTGAAGCAAATATTGAGTGCTGCAAGCATGTGGAAGAATGTGCAACCAATAGTGGTTCAATCATCAAAGAGGATGCTGTTTTTGGAGCTGGAGCTGAGGCTGCGCctcttgaaaagaataaggagatGAAAAGAGAAACAGTGAAATTGGTAGAAGTTGGAG TTGAGGGAAGTTCGGACGTTATTGGTGGACGTAAAGAAGATTCTGTTGCTGTCCAAAGTTGTACTGCGCTTTCACTAAGTGAAAAGAAAACGACCAAGAGCCGAAGAAGGGCTGTAGTTAAGAATGTTGCTCCCCTTGTCGATACAACTGAAATTGGTGGTAAAGCACAGCCCACCTCCATAGCTTCAGGAGAAAATGCTTCTAATAAAGCAGATAGGAGCTTTACTTTTGATGTAAGTCCATTGGTTGGTAATGCTAAGGGAGAAGCTGACAAATCAATCACCAGTACTCAAGCCTGCCTTCCAACTGAG TTGAAGGCTGGGGATAGACTACATTTGACATCTGCCAGCAAGCAAACTGATACTAAGATCATGCAGGAAATTTCTCATGCAAGTCCTCTGGTACCTGATAAAGGGACTCCATCTGGGGGTGCCAAGAGTGATCGCAAGGCAAGACGCGGCTCAGGGAAATCAGGTAAAGAAAACCCTAGGAAGGGAAGCCAATTGAAGGAAATAAACTCATCGAAGCAGTCGGATAGAGGAAATAAATCTTCTGTTCAGTGTAGCCCCTCTGTGGCTGTGCAGAAAATGCAATTTGAAGCGGGAACTGTTGAACGCAATATTACAAAGTCCAGCGGGGCTGTTTCCTTTCCAACTTCAAATTTACCTGATTTGAACACTTCTTCTCCTGCATCTGTATTGTTCCATCAGCCTTTCACAGATCAACAACAAGTGCAACTGCGAGCTCAAATTTTTGTTTATGGGACTCTGAT ACAAGGTACAGCACCAGACGAGGCTTGTATGGTTTCAGCTTTTGGGACATCTG ATGGAGGCCGAAGTCTTTGGGAACCTGCATGGCGTGCTTGTGTTGAAAGGGTTCATGGACAGAGATCTCGCGGTGGAAACAATGAAACTCCATCTCATCCACGTTCAG AAATGAGAAATGCAGGTCCCAGAACTCCAGATCAAGCAAACAAGCAGGCTGTGCATCAAAATAAAGTTACTACTTCGGCAGCTGGACGAGCAAGCGGCAAGGCTACCAATTCACCTGTTATTAGTCCAATGGTATCACTTTCGTCCCCTCTTTGGAATATGCCTACTCCCTCCCGCGATGGGCTATCCTCCGCCAGAGGAGCTGTTGTTGATTATAAGGCACTTTCTTCTATGCATCCCTATCAGACTCCACCAGCACAAACTTTTGTGGGGCACACTGCCTCTTGGCTACCACAAGCCCCTTTTCCTGGTCCGTGGGTTGCTTCTCCACAAAATTCTGCATTTGATATTAGTGCACAGCTTCCTGCATTGCCTGTTACAGAGTCTGTGAAATTAACCCCTGTAAAGGAGTCATCCTTGTCCATTTCTGCTGGTGCAAAGCATGCACCGCCTGGTTCGGTGGCTCATGCTGGGGATAGTGGTATCCTGTCTGGAGCTTCTCTGCATGAAAACAAGCAGGCCTCAGTGTTGCCTGCCCAGTATTCAGCTGATCAGAAATCTAGAAAGAGAAAAAAGGCATCCAGTACTGAGGATCGTGCTCAAAAAACCAAGCTTGGCACCTCTTCTGAATCAGTTACTGCCCCTGTCGTttgtactcagttatcaaataagGCTCCTTCATCTGATGAGTTTGGCCAGTTATCATCAGTTGCTGTTGTACCGTTGGTTGCTCATGGCCAGACAGGAGCTGCATCTGTTCCCATAATTGGTGGCCATTTTTCTACATCAGTTGTCATCGCACCACCTTCTAGCTCTGTACCTAAAAACACTTCTGAAATACCGATCACCTCAGGCCCATCTTCCGCTGGTATCTGTAAGAGAGAGCTCGATttagggaaaaagaccaaaactTCAAATAACTTGAGCAAAGTTGAGGAAGCTAAGCTGCAGGCAGAGGATGCTGCCACAAATGCTGCTGCTGCAGTTAGTCACTGCCAAGATGTGTGGAGCCAGTTAGATAATAACAAGAATTCTGATTTGCCGTCGGATATTGAGGTTAAGCTGACATCTGCTGCCGTTGCTGTAGCAGCTGCTACTTCTGTTGCAAAGGCAGCCGCTGCAGCTGCTAAGCTTGCATCAAATGCTGCATTGCAAGCTAAACTGATGGCGGATGAGGCAATGATGGCATATGATGCGAATAATCCTTCTCAAACCAATGCGGCCGCTTTCCCTAATATTGTGAACAACTTGGGGAGTGCCACTCCTGCTTCAGTACTGAAAGGTCAAGATGTTGGCAATGGTTCTAGTTCAATTATATTTGCTGCTAGGGAGGCGTCGAGGAGAAGGATAGAAGCAGCTTCAGCTGCATCAAGGCATGCTGAGAATTTGGATGCTATAGTTAAGGCTGCGGAATTGGCAGCTGAAGCTGTGTCACATGCCGGGAAAGTTGTTACGTTGGCTGATCCTTTGCCTCTGACTCAATTAGTAGAAGCTGGTCCAGATAGCTACTGGAAAGTTTCCCAAACACTCTCTGGGCAGGTTGTCAAGGCAAACAAGGTAAATGAGGATGAATCGGCTATCCCCATCGTTGAAAAGGCTCCTGGCATCTTTTCCAAGCGATCTGAGGGTCCATCTGTTGAAGAGATGCATCCCACGATCCCTGATTTCCAGCCTACTACTGTATCTGGTAATATCGTTGAGGACGACATGAGGAATGAAGAAGTTATTCAAACTCCCGTTACAGGTGTTGAGAAGGATGTAAGAGGAGCAAAGGGTCATAGTAAGCCAGAGGGGAGTAAGACGATAGGCCTAGTTGCCGAGTCATCCCATGATCTGGTGGAAGCATGTGGAGACGTCGAAAGCTCTAGGATGCAAGAGGGTTCCCTCGTGGAG GTTTTTAAAGATAGTGATGATGGTAAGAGAGCCTGGTACTCTGCCAAAGTGTTGACCTTGAAGAACGGAAAAGCTCTTGTTTGTTACACCGACCATCAGTCTGATGAAG GACTTGAACAGTTAAAGGACTGGGTACCTCTAGATGTTGGAAGTGATGAACTACCAAGGATACGTCCTGTGCATCCAGTGACTGCTTTGCAAGGAGAGAAAAAGAGACGAAGAGCAGCTGTTAAGGAGTATACTTGGTATGTAGGAGATAGAGTTGATGCATGGATTGACTACCG CTGGCGCGAGGGTGTCATTGCGGAGAAGAACAAAAGGGACGAGACTACATTTAGTGTCAACTTTCCAG CTTATGGAGATACTGCAGTTGTCAGAGCATGGCATCTCCGACCAACTCTTGTATGGAAGGATGGAGAGTGGGTTGAGTTGTCTAGGTCAAGACATGACTTCTTGTCCCAG AGTGATACACCTAAGGAGAAGCGAATGAAGCTGGGCAATCATGCTGGTGAGGATACTGGAAATGACGGTCTATCAAAAAAAATGGATCCATTGGTGCCAGTGACAAATGAACCAGCAACACTGCTTCCTTTGTCTGTCAATGAAAAAACATTTAATATTGGGATTAGCAAAGATGACGATAAGCCCAACACTCTTCGTACAATGAGGTCTGGTTTGCAGAAAGAGGGATCAAAAGTTTTTGGTGTTCCTAAACCAGGAAAGAAAAGGAAGTTTATGGAAGTGAGCAAGCATTATGATTCAGACAAGGGATCTAAGAGTAACGTGCCACCTGGTTCAGCCAAGTTCACAAAATATTTGATGCCTCAAGCAACAGGAACTGGTGGATGGAAGATCAATTCTAGAACTGATCTGAAGGAGAAACAGGCAATTGAAGCTCGACGGAAACTTCCTAAACCAGGTAAGCCTCCTAGTTCAGCTAGAAATTTGAAGGATAATAGTATTACATCCACTGGAGATGCTAGCGGAGCTGACCACACGGTAGGTGAGGCAATTGTGTATGATAAGCATGAAGCAAAACAGCCTAATGTGGTTAATTTTGTGTCAAATGCGGAAGAAGGGGCTGAAGATCCCGTGAAATTTCGTTCCGAAGCTCTTCCCACCAACATACCAAAGAAAGCTTCAACATCATTAAACAGAGGGGAGGGCATGAAGAAGAAAATCCCCGTATCCAATTTGAAGTCGAGTAAAGTTGAACTAAAGGACAAAATGATACCTGAAACTAATGAACCCCGCAGGTCAAACCGAAGGATTCAACCAACATCAAGG TTATTGGAGGGACTACAAAGCTCGTTGATCATCTCTAAGTTACCATCTGTTTCACATGATAAAAGTAGCAGAAGTCACAGCAGGGGTGCATCAAG GTAA